The following coding sequences lie in one Nycticebus coucang isolate mNycCou1 chromosome 18, mNycCou1.pri, whole genome shotgun sequence genomic window:
- the TMEM98 gene encoding transmembrane protein 98: METVVIVAIGVLATIFLASFAALVVVCRQRYCRPRDLLQRYDSKPIVDLIGAMETQSEPSELELDDVVITNPHIEAILENEDWIEDASGLMSHCIAILKICHTLTEKLVAMTMGSGAKMKTSASVSDIIVVAKRISPRVDDVVKSMYPPLDPKLLDARTTALLLSVSHLVLVTRNACHLTGGLDWIDQSLSAAEEHLEVLREAALASEQDKGLPGPEGFLQEQSAI, encoded by the exons ATGGAGACTGTGGTGATTGTTGCCATAGGTGTGCTGGCCACCATCTTTCTGGCCTCATTTGCAGCCTTGGTGGTGGTTTGCAGGCAGCGCTACTGCCGGCCCCGGGATCTGCTGCAGCGCTATGATTCCAA GCCCATTGTGGACCTCATTGGTGCCATGGAGACCCAGTCTGAGCCCTCCGAGTTAGAGCTGGATGATGTCGTTATCACCAACCCCCACATTGAGGCCATTCTGGAGAATGAAGACTGGATTGAAGATGCCTC GGGTCTCATGTCCCACTGCATTGCCATCTTGAAG ATTTGTCACACTTTGACAGAAAAGCTTGTTGCCATGACAATGGGCTCAGGGGCCAAGATGAAGACTTCAGCCAGTGTCAGTGACATCATTGTGGTGGCCAAGCGCATCAGCCCCAG GGTGGACGATGTTGTGAAGTCGATGTACCCTCCGCTGGACCCGAAGCTTCTGGATGCGCG GACGACTGCCCTGCTCCTGTCTGTCAGTCATCTGGTGCTGGTGACCAGGAATGCCTGCCATCTGACTGGGGGCCTGGATTGGATTGACCAGTCACTGTCAGCTGCTGAGGAGCACTTGGAAGTCCTTCGAGAAGCAGCCCTGGCTTCTGAGCAGGATAAAGGTCTCCCAGGCCCAGAAGGCTTCCTGCAGGAGCAGTCGGCGATTTAG